The following are encoded in a window of Colletotrichum lupini chromosome 3, complete sequence genomic DNA:
- a CDS encoding AMP-binding enzyme: MPESHVIAADSLTNRSITLGELRNRAGRIARGLAEKLNPPDQARWVIVVPNCVEFLEIFHAILWTGGVVCPINHALKASEVGHGIAVSRPHFIVAYGSILETVIREAVDVAASELRQEGVLWKPPPILSIVEQSRQARHIPDDFTASSQLTIPHWPDTSKRLASIHLSSGTTGKPKGVELTHYNFVSNVMQLVALDHKRQMFNSACRIVAFTPWAHIAMTTAPLFLGPYTGMFHHAMPQYSIEEFGKLVGSTQATMFQGVPSVVLGLANSDVTERYDFSKAQVINIGGALLKPAQLSRLLSRAPWRLIQAYGMTEAAGYVAYQGFDEVVPDGCTGKLLPGIEAALHKEGTTEDAPLGGPGELWLRGPNITRGYAFNPSANREAFPVDGWYNTGDVCRIDEQGRLSIVGRTKDLIKYKGFQVSPTELEQTINSHPLVRESGVGALWDESQLTEVPAAWVVLKEDDTNKMEGREIVGALRGIHKAVDEQVSGYKKLRGGVWIVDKLPRNATGKILRRDLVRMTNGLCSLEGGKKFVAKL, from the coding sequence ATGCCCGAGTCTCATGTCATCGCTGCCGATAGTTTGACAAACCGGAGCATCACTCTCGGCGAGCTACGGAACCGCGCTGGCCGAATTGCAAGGGGGCTTGCGGAAAAGCTGAATCCACCGGATCAGGCACGCTGGGTCATTGTGGTGCCAAATTGTGTCGAGTTTCTCGAGATCTTCCATGCCATCCTCTGGACAGGCGGTGTTGTGTGTCCCATTAACCATGCTCTCAAGGCATCTGAGGTTGGCCACGGTATCGCGGTCTCAAGACCTCACTTCATCGTTGCGTATGGTTCAATATTAGAGACCGTCATCCGGGAGGCTGTGGATGTGGCGGCGAGCGAGCTTCGTCAGGAGGGAGTACTCTGGAAACCACCGCCAATACTGTCTATCGTGGAACAAAGCAGACAAGCGAGACATATTCCGGATGACTTTACGGCTTCAAGTCAGCTCACCATACCACACTGGCCAGACACTTCGAAACGACTGGCCTCAATACACCTTTCATCTGGAACAACAGGGAAACCAAAAGGTGTCGAGCTGACGCACTACAACTTCGTCTCCAACGTCATGCAACTCGTCGCCCTAGACCACAAGCGCCAAATGTTCAACTCGGCCTGCAGAATCGTCGCATTCACACCCTGGGCTCACATCGCCATGACCACGGCTCCCCTCTTTCTCGGCCCGTATACCGGCATGTTCCATCACGCGATGCCGCAGTACAGCATCGAAGAATTTGGCAAGCTCGTGGGCTCTACACAAGCGACCATGTTCCAAGGCGTACCGAGCGTGGTGCTGGGCCTGGCAAACTCGGATGTAACGGAGCGATATGACTTCTCCAAGGCACAAGTCATTAATATCGGCGGCGCGCTGCTGAAGCCGGCGCAACTCTCGAGGCTACTCAGCCGAGCGCCTTGGAGGCTCATTCAGGCGTACGGGATGACGGAGGCGGCTGGGTATGTGGCCTACCAGGGTTTTGACGAAGTTGTCCCCGATGGATGTACTGGGAAGCTTTTGCCCGGTATAGAGGCCGCTCTTCATAAGGAAGGAACGACTGAAGACGCACCCCTGGGCGGTCCTGGGGAGTTATGGCTCCGGGGTCCGAATATCACGCGGGGCTACGCATTCAACCCGAGCGCCAACAGGGAGGCGTTCCCCGTCGATGGGTGGTACAATACCGGAGACGTGTGCCGTATAGATGAGCAGGGACGGCTGTCGATTGTTGGGCGAACAAAGGATTTGATCAAGTACAAGGGCTTTCAGGTGAGTCCGACGGAACTCGAGCAGACTATCAACTCTCATCCTCTTGTGAGGGAGTCTGGTGTCGGGGCCCTCTGGGACGAGAGCCAGTTGACGGAGGTTCCTGCCGCATGGGTAGTGCTGAAAGAAGACGACACGAACAAAATGGAGGGGCGCGAGATTGTTGGAGCTCTGAGGGGAATCCACAAAGCAGTAGACGAGCAAGTCAGCGGTTACAAGAAGCTTAGAGGCGGTGTCTGGATTGTCGATAAGCTCCCGAGAAACGCCACGGGGAAGATTTTGAGGAGGGATCTAGTGCGGATGACCAACGGGTTGTGTTCTTTGGAGGGTGGCAAGAAGTTCGTCGCTAAGTTATGA
- a CDS encoding fungal trichothecene efflux pump: protein MDISKNESYREFDGASLEKYREFDRDTDRDDASSIRSEALGDDLPPGYYYSPQFLGAMAIGPSPYISWVNIARTLSLSFTYTILGRLSDLFGRRWFFIGGNVVAIVGIVVCAVAHNVETLIVGAAIYGLGETVQLSFNVAVGELVPNKYRPVVLSLIFLTNAPISAFGPFVARKFVENPNLSWRWCFYVNIIAVGLAIVLLYLFYHPPTFELLHDRKTKRELLKELDYLGIFLWTAGLTLLLMGVSWGGVMFPWDSAATISSLVLGVVLLVALFCWEAFADLKYPAIPIKFFANRGFMALVCCATVATMFYYSAVLLWPQQVQALYTTDITYGGWLSSTVASATALGQVCAGGIVKWGGNVRYWIIFATFCMVGFVGALASLTPETLNTGIALTILGPFFVGFIELASLALAPLFCKPSDIGLASGLLASIRSAGGSIAVAVYTTILSNRLATEIPAAIRGPAVAAGLPSSQLPALAKAVQAGKLAAFPGLTSAVKAAVAKVLPTAYSKAFETVYLASLGFGAIAIVGCLFSKDAQKHLTNKVERRMGDGKRA, encoded by the exons ATGGATATCTCCAAGAACGAGTCCTATCGCGAGTTCGATGGGGCTTCGCTGGAGAAATACCGTGAGTTCGACCGCGATACCGACCGAGACGATGCTTCTTCGATCCGTTCCGAGGCGCTCGGCGATGATCTCCCTCCCGGCTACTACTATTCTCCTCAGTTCCTAGGGGCCATGGCG ATAGGTCCGAGCCCATATATCTCCTGGGTCAACATTGCCAGAACTCTCTCGCTGTCATTCACCTACACGATCCTGGGCCGCTTGTCAGACCTTTTCGGAAGACGATGGTTCTTCATCGGTGGCAACGTCGTCGCCATCGTCGGAATCGTCGTGTGTGCTGTGGCGCACAATGTCGAGACACTCATCGTTGGTGCCGCCATCTATGGCCTGGGCGAGACGGTCCAGCTGAGCTTCAACGTTGCCGTTGGCGAACTGGTTCCCAACAAGTACCGTCCTGTCGTCTTGTCTCTCATCTTCTTGACCAATGCCCCCATCTCCGCGTTTGGCCCTTTCGTTG CCCGGAAATTCGTCGAGAACCCCAATCTCAGCTGGAGATGGTGTTTCTACGTCAACATCATCGCCGTGGGACTCGCCATCGTTCTCTTGTACTTGTTTTACCACCCACCCACCTTTGAGCTTCTCCATGACCGCAAGACCAAGCGCGAGCTGCTCAAGGAACTGGACT ATCTTGGCATCTTCCTGTGGACTGCTGGCCTCACTCTTCTCCTCATGGGTGTATCTTGGGGAGGCGTCATGTTCCCTTGGGACTCTGCAGCTACCATCTCGAGCTTGGTTCTTGGTGTCGTTCTTCTGGTGGCACTCTTCTGCTGGGAGGCCTTTGCGGATCTGAAGTATCCTGCCATCCCTATCAAGTTCTTTGCCAACCGTGGTTTCATGGCACTTGTGTGCTGCGCAACGGTTGCTACA ATGTTTTACTACTCCGCTGTCTTGCTATGGCCACAGCAGGTTCAGGCCTTGTACACGACTGATATCACCTACGGCGGTTGGCTCTCG TCCACTGTGGCAAGTGCTACAGCGCTTGGTCAAGTTTGCGCAGGAGGCATCGTGAAATGGGGAGGCAACGTCCGGTACTGGATCATCTTCGCGACCTTCTGCATGGTCGGCTTCGTCGGGGCGCTCGCGTCCCTGACCCCTGAGACACTGAACACAGGAATCGCCCTCACCATCCTCGGCCCGTTCTTCGTGGGCTTCATCGAGCTGGCATCTCTCGCTCTGGCGCCCCTATTCTGCAAACCCTCAGATATCGGCCTCGCCTCGGGTCTCCTCGCGTCCATCCGCTCGGCCGGAGGCTCCATCGCCGTCGCCGTCTACACGACGATCCTGTCAAATCGCCTGGCAACGGAGATCCCGGCAGCTATTCGCGGCCCAGCCGTTGCTGCGGGTCTGCCCTCAAGCCAGCTCCCGGCCCTTGCAAAGGCAGTGCAGGCCGGAAAACTGGCCGCATTCCCTGGCTTGACGAGTGCCGTCAAGGCTGCCGTGGCAAAGGTGCTTCCGACTGCGTACTCGAAGGCGTTTGAGACGGTTTATCTGGCGAGTCTGGGCTTCGGAGCAATCGCGATTGTCGGATGCTTGTTCTCCAAGGATGCTCAGAAGCATCTGACGAACAAGGTGGAAAGACGTATGGGTGATGGGAAGAGAGCTTGA
- a CDS encoding YDG/SRA domain-containing protein → MQLPTDIAISTCRLTTTKTSQKSMETIEPLLSLLACLKPSNNRRGINEVGACYPGLAFGVTWETTTTPRASRSLIPALESPCPPKNLSQLSAMWYSGHGESNAGISYMRGPNGESGPAISIIMADKYSDIDVDRGDDIVYCGSNSLDNTSSNTPADDGPPVRAPSIIMADKYSDIDVDRGDGIIYCGSNSLDNTSSNTPADGGPPVRGNAALFKPTEKNIRLVRICSKNSEGLYLAQLPGETFGSRYAIKRKLEIIKRFPPEGRSGKQHRVFTSPVRDISAYLLFSNDSTSRTPSTHASISARMRKFILLECLTAASNSNDQVVGGYLQDLPDLDDLDAHLRDPSSFAFTGAEQSINFHTSFEGMPPNGPADQGLGPTALPEIEQANNNSNDLDF, encoded by the exons ATGCAACTTCCGACGGACATCGCCATCTCGACATGTCGCCTGACCACTACCAAG ACCTCTCAAAAGAGCATGGAGACAATAGAGCCTCTGCTCTCTCTATTG GCATGCCTGAAGCCATCGAACAACCGACGTGGCATCAACGAGGTCGGGGCTTGCTACCCTGGCCTCGCATTTGGGGTGACGTGGGAGACCACGACCACCCCGCGTGCATCACGGTCCCTCATACCGGCGTTGGAGTCTCCGTGTCCGCCAAAAAACCTCAGTCAGCTGTCTGCGATGTGGTACAGCGGACACGGCGAGTCCAACGCGGGAATCTCGTACATGAGAGGGCCGAATGGCGAATCGGGGCCTGCCATTTCCATCATTATGGCAGATAAGTACAGCGATATCGACGTCGACCGAGGTGACGATATCGTCTACTGCGGAAGCAATTCACTTGATAACACCTCGAGTAACACTCCCGCCGATGACGGACCGCCCGTTCGGG CGCCTTCAATCATCATGGCAGACAAGTACAGCGACATCGACGTCGACCGAGGTGACGGCATTATTTACTGCGGAAGCAATTCACTTGACAACACATCGAGCAACACTCCCGCCGATGGCGGACCGCCCGTTCGAGGCAACGCAGCCCTATTCAAGCCCACAGAGAAGAATATTAGACTTGTTCGAATATGCTCCAAGAACTCTGAGGGG CTATACCTAGCCCAGCTTCCGGGCGAGACTTTTGGCTCAAGATACGCCATCAAGAGAAAGTTGGAGATCATCAAGAGGTTTCCGCCCGAGGGACGATCCGGAAAACAACATCGCGTCTTCACTTCGCCCGTCAGGGATATTTCAGCTTACCTTCTCTTCTCGAACGACTCGACGTCGAGAACACCATCCACCCACGCTTCAATCAGTGCTCGAATGCGGAAATTTATTTTGCTCGAATGCTTGACAGCAGCATCA AACAGCAACGACCAGGTTGTCGGTGGTTATCTTCAAGATCTCCCTGACCTCGATGATCTTGACGCTCACCTTAGGGACCCTAGCTCATTTGCTTTCACGGGCGCCGAGCAGAGTATCAACTTCCACACGAGTTTCGAGGGGATGCCCCCAAACGGTCCGGCCGACCAAGGCTTGGGCCCGACAGCCCTCCCAGAAATTGAACAGGCCAACAACAACAGCAATGACCTTGATTTTTAA
- a CDS encoding enoyl-CoA hydratase/isomerase yields the protein MSTAAQWEMDSVWKWYDQEPNLSVAIITGTGRAFSAGADLKEWNNSMADDADPSQRMGNAPAFKPLSRRLGKKPVIAAVNGLAMGGGCEFVVNCDLVVAAEDAYFGLPEVKRGIAAIGGALPRLIRTIGLQRASEFALTGRNVSAREMEQWGIVNKVVSKEKVVEEAVRYAKMIAANSPDAIICTRAGLRQGWETASVERAVEWTLEKEFAELQKGENILEGLKAFSEKREPHWKGSKL from the coding sequence ATGTCTACAGCAGCCCAGTGGGAGATGGACTCGGTCTGGAAATGGTATGACCAGGAACCAAATCTCAGCGTCGCAATCATCACAGGCACGGGAAGGGCCTTTTCTGCGGGAGCAGACCTCAAAGAGTGGAACAATAGCATGGCCGACGACGCCGATCCAAGCCAGCGCATGGGCAACGCGCCTGCTTTCAAGCCCTTGAGCAGGAGATTGGGCAAGAAACCAGTTATTGCCGCAGTCAACGGTCTCGCCATGGGTGGCGGGTGCGAATTCGTAGTCAACTGCGACctcgtcgtcgccgccgaGGACGCTTACTTTGGGCTTCCCGAAGTCAAGAGGGGCATCGCGGCCATAGGCGGCGCTTTGCCGCGACTCATACGGACCATCGGACTTCAGAGAGCAAGCGAATTCGCCCTGACGGGGCGTAACGTCTCGGCGCGGGAGATGGAGCAATGGGGTATCGTGAACAAGGTAGTGTCCAAGGAGAAAGTTGTCGAGGAGGCGGTGCGTTATGCCAAGATGATTGCAGCCAACTCCCCGGATGCCATTATATGCACTCGAGCTGGATTGAGGCAGGGCTGGGAAACGGCATCTGTAGAGCGAGCAGTTGAGTGGACGCTGGAGAAGGAGTTTGCAGAGCTGCAAAAGGGCGAGAACATCCTTGAGGGCCTCAAAGCATTCTCTGAGAAGCGAGAACCCCATTGGAAAGGTAGCAAATTGTAA
- a CDS encoding carnitinyl-CoA dehydratase, translating to MATPRTKKPVPSWIENPYPHIEHSLISFPRKYILLVTINRPEHMNCLPVEATIELGALWKWYDAEPELRCAVFTGVGTKAFCAGMDLKQRLDIIKTNDVAFDYPPGQFAGMSNRTGRKPIIVACNGHAHGGGFEVILNADVIFASPNATFRLPEVLRGVSALAGALPRCMMLFGNHRTMDLILTGRTLSVEEAHNWGLVKEIVPQERLLERALDYASQIAGLSPDSVIISRLAAREAWETGVSRATMRGQELWAEAMLRSKNSTEGLAAYREKRDPKWFPSHL from the exons ATGGCGACGCCAAGGACGAAGAAGCCAGTCCCTTCTTGGATTGAGAATCCCTACCCGCATATTGAACACAGTCTGATATCCTTTCCGCGGAAATACATCCTTCTTGTCACGATAAACCGACCGGAGCATATGAATTGTCTCCCCGTGGAGGCGACGATAGAACTCGGTGCATTGTGGAAATGGTATGATGCCGAACCGGAGCTGCGATGCGCCGTGTTCACGGGAGTTGGAACCAAGGCCTTTTGCGCCGGCATGGACCTGAAGCAGAGATTGGATATCATCAAGACAAACGACGTCGCCTTTGACTACCCACCAGGTCAATTTGCGGGCATGAGCAATCGGACAGGGAGGAAACCGATCATTGTCGCATGCAACGGCCACGCTCACG GTGGTGGCTTTGAAGTCATTCTCAACGCCGATGTCATCTTCGCTTCACCAAACGCAACATTTCGTCTCCCCGAAGTCCTCCGCGGCGTATCTGCCCTCGCCGGCGCATTGCCTCGTTGCATGATGCTCTTTGGTAATCACCGGACGATGGATCTTATACTCACAGGCCGGACATTATCAGTAGAAGAGGCACACAACTGGGGATTGGTCAAGGAGATTGTGCCGCAAGAGAGGCTTCTGGAGAGAGCACTCGACTATGCTAGCCAGATCGCTGGACTGAGTCCCGACAGCGTCATTATCTCGCGATTGGCGGCGCGGGAAGCATGGGAGACTGGCGTTAGCAGAGCGACTATGCGCGGACAGGAGTTATGGGCCGAGGCAATGCTTCGGAGCAAGAACTCGACTGAAGGACTGGCGGCATATCGTGAGAAGAGAGACCCCAAGTGGTTTCCTTCGCATCTGTAG
- a CDS encoding glucose sorbosone dehydrogenase, whose translation MGRLTHPFRRPVAVPSTDCARADLLLYPTPAKMKGLTTAALAVAAATTALAQQCADIITPSYNAPQVAAGWQAQLVANGFKKPRTIHVDSEGALLVLDAAVGVHRVTFKDNGGTCLTLTESKLLVNNTKLTHGMAFSEDGKTLYASSVSQVLAWAYDAKAGTVNAEPAVVIDNMANNDQTTRTLVMSKASSNWLVVSRGVDENFDIDALDATSGHAQVKAFDLSKSGNNPFDFNTDGKLLGWGIRNAVAVAEDPATGNVWAMDNSIDDITRNGVDIHANNPGEELNLLGTIANETDASNYGYPRCFAVWDTSIPLNSSLNVGDQFSMEQNSTMNDTRCHNDYVAPRLTFQSHSSPVFLKFNNDGSKAFMSFRGSFNRPNPVGYALTAVDFSNGEPVAKSDSTDALKNIMYNKDLSTCPDQCFRPVGLAWDSKNRLFMTSDSTGEIYILQQTDATPTSTTPGTIVTGTATSTAKPDAASGFAPSLGLGFAALLAATFFSF comes from the exons ATGGGTCGACTTACCCACCCATTCCGCCGCCCAGTCGCCGTACCGTCCACCGATTGCGCTAGAGCAG ATTTGCTCCTTTACCCCACCCCAGCCAAAATGAAGGGATTGACAACTGCCGCGCTCGCGGTAGCAGCCGCCACCACGGCGCTCGCGCAACAATGCGCCGATATCATTACCCCCAGCTACAATGCTCCTCAGGTCGCCGCTGGCTGGCAAGCACAGCTCGTCGCCAATGGCTTCAAGAAGCCTCGCACAATTCACGTTGACAGCGAGGGTGCTCTGCTCGTCCTGGACGCCGCTGTTGGTGTTCACCGCGTCACATTCAAGGACAATGGCGGTACATGTCTGACGTTGACCGAGAGCAAGCTACTTGTGAACAACACAAAA CTCACACACGGCATGGCTTTCTCAGAAGATGGCAAGACCCTGTACGCTTCCTCCGTCTCCCAAGTCCTCGCCTGGGCCTACGACGCAAAGGCTGGCACCGTCAACGCCGAACCCGCCGTCGTCATTGACAACATGGCCAACAACGACCAGACCACGCGCACACTGGTCATGTCCAAGGCCTCGAGCAACTGGCTCGTCGTGTCCCGCGGCGTCGACGAGAACTTTGACATTGATGCCCTCGATGCCACCAGCGGCCACGCTCAAGTCAAGGCCTTTGACCTGAGCAAGTCCGGCAACAACCCCTTCGACTTCAATACGGACGGCAAGCTTCTTGGCTGGGGTATTCGCAATGCCGTCGCCGTTGCTGAGGACCCGGCTACGGGTAACGTCTGGGCGATGGACAACTCCATTGATGATATCACGCGCAACGGCGTCGACATTCACGCCAACAACCCCGGTGAGGAGCTCAACCTGCTCGGTACTATTGCGAACGAGACCGACGCCAGCAACTACGGTTACCCGCGGTGCTTTGCAGTCTGGGATACTAGCATCCCGCTCAACAGCTCTCTCAACGTCGGCGACCAGTTCTCCATGGAGCAGAACTCGACCATGAACGATACCCGCTGCCACAACGACTACGTCGCTCCCCGCCTGACCTTCCAGTCTCACTCATCCCCCGTCTTCCTCAAGTTCAACAACGACGGGTCAAAGGCATTCATGTCGTTCCGCGGCAGCT TCAACCGCCCTAACCCCGTCGGCTACGCCCTCACCGCAGTCGACTTCTCCAACGGCGAGCCCGTCGCCAAGAGCGACTCGACCGACGCTCTCAAGAACATCATGTACAACAAGGATCTCAGCACCTGCCCCGACCAGTGCTTCCGCCCCGTCGGTCTCGCCTGGGACTCCAAGAACCGCTTGTTCATGACCTCCGATTCAACGGGCGAGATCTACATCCTGCAGCAGACCGACGCTACGCCGACGTCGACGACTCCTGGCACCATTGTCACTGGTACCGCGACCTCGACGGCCAAGCCTGATGCTGCAAGTGGCTTTGCGCCTTCCCTTGGTCTTGGATTTGCTGCGCTGTTGGCGGCGACGTTCTTCTCTTTCTAG